The genomic stretch AAAACTTGCTCACAAGTTTTGACTGATTTGAGAATCTTGAATAAGAAAAAGGGGTAGCGTGTAGCCGTCTATATCGTTTTTCTTGAAAATTGATTGTGAAATGGGAAGGTTCCTCAAATTTGAAAACTTAATGGGAGAAAAGCTCCCACGATAGTGGGAATGGTTTCTCACACTAAGGATATGAATTTATAATCGAAATcgtttatcaaaatcgaatcaattcCATTTACATTGAAACTgcaaaatcgtttagtaaatagtGCGTTTATGATtttaagtttcaggccgattagctaaaagGATCGGGTTGGCTTTAACCAcgaaacccgttggtttcaaaccgaattaaaaccgtttaaactgaaTCGTTTAAAACAGTTTAAATCGAtctgattaatccgtataacaattaaataaagtagGGGTAGtaatctgtataacaattaacaattaaattaagtgtcaatcctactttggtatgatttattgcaattcagttcaagtttaggctttagatcatgaacttgtaatccatatatgttactatttgttatcataatggggtgttttggctaaatcatctgtcattttaatattttatgctgtagaaggctagATTCAGATGTTAtatgatattaattctatatgtttgagaatggtcatgcaaagaaataatattagattatcaaattaagacataccatcgttaatatagaatctcttatttgtggttgctaattatttttggataagcttatgatcttcagtttagagatggttgcgaGTTATAAtgaaccgattgtgaaccgttttacaaaccgtatagaGTAAACCCTCTCACAAACTTTATTTATTGAATacttgtacccaaaaaaaaaacacaatcttAGGGCATCAATCTAGTTACTAAGTATGAAATTAGAACTCAAATATAATTGCGAAGAAGGGATCTGGACTGCATATTATAGGCCAAGTCAATAAGAGTAAGATAAGAGAATTTGATGTGTGTTTGTACCCTATACATAGGTCCACATctttaatgaggagagagaggaaaaacaCCATGAGAGGGATGTGCATTGATAACACAAACTTTATTTTCTCTACACTTCATTGCTGGGATTGGTTTATTTGCCTTAGTTTGGATTTCATCTTTGTATCTGCTCTCGTTGTTATTTTAGAGCAATATCTTGGGTTAGGCGGGCTCATATACTTACATGGAAAGTTGGGAATACATTTTGATTCATATAGGGCAAGGggctgaaaagaaaataatcattGGTGTTTAGAAAAAAGAGCGATAACCCAAACCCATCAGAACATGCTTATAGATGTGTTAGACACGGCAGTCACAATAAGCACATAATCTGTGTAAGTAGGGCATGGGATCCCCTAAAACACTCAAGGGTTCTGCATTTTGGATAGCCAAAAATTCACCTGAGTTGTGACAAAAGCGGGATTAGGGGTGgatggataaaaatcgtctgcaattccttATCCGTGCAATACCCCCTTCAGATGGTGACACATGGATAAAGTGATTTGAATAACTTAGATTAATCCTACATTGATCCAACTGCAACTCACTGGTTTGGAGTTGGATCAATATAGGATTAATCTGAGCCGTTCAAACCACTTTGTCCACGTGTCATCCTTTTAAGGGGGTATTGTacagaattgtacaagattagaattgcagacgatttttatcctaCGACGATCATGTTCTTATGTGATCACAGAAAATAACAGGTTATGAATaaaagtgttaaaaaaaaaaaaaaaagataattcaTTAGTACAAAAGTTacaagagttaaaaaaaaatataatattaaacTGGAACCGAAATAAAAGGTGTCCTATCTAAGTGCAAGCCCAACTGCCCAAATTCTCTTAGCAAACTCacaggaaaagaaaacatgaaaagagtttttttttttccttggttgACACCTTAAATTCAATATTTACcctcactttttattttttagtaattaATATTTAGCTTATAAAGTGTAAGGTTTCATTGCTAGCTAATGAAGGAAATTTCCTTATATACTTGTTAGTTTGGTTACAAACGAAATAATACGAACAAAAAGCGCAAAAAGTGAAGAGCTGTTGCCCAAACCAAAGTGGGAAGGAACCAACTGAACAAGTTTAAAGGGGAAGACCTAAGCAAAAGAATCGTTATGGAAATAAAGGTTCTTGGATTTGATAATATTAAGGATGTggttggtatgcattcttggaatacaTTCTGAATCTAAAAAATATTCTACAATctaatttttctctattttttttttttttttttgttttgagatTGTGTTCTATGATCAAAATCTAATTTGAGAGTGTatatcaaacatagcctaacatccttctttatttattgggGATCCTTCTTCATTTCTTGGGGTTGAGGTGCAAGTAGAAAGACTGTTGTTTCCAAGCTCATAGTACCATTcaatgcatttatttattttttgagaaatgTTGCCAAGTGTCTGAGCTAAAATTTTTTTACAATAGAGAAAACAGATTAAAAGAGTACCAATTACTTCAAAAGAAATCACCAGTCttaatattttgaaatgaaatcaaCAAGGTTTCAAATTCTTGAAATTAGATCAACAGCAGAGCAGTATCAAAAAGCCAATCATCATCATATAGAGACTGAACCCGatttcagaaaaaagaagaacGGGTATGAAATGGTTATTACTTCAAGGTTACCAATGGAATGGACTTATGAGTAATTTCGTTTTAAAATAGGGCACGTTCTAGATATTTATTCAAAACTTGGGGTTTACCGCGAATAAGGTTTCAAATTAGGGGTGATACATGAAGTTTCCCCTATTCATTTTGGTTGTCATTGTACTAACTATTTATCAATGAGTTGAAATCACTACCCTTAAACATGGGTTGTTTGAGTGTCTTGTGGACTTGTGGCACGTTAAGGTCAAGTCCTACTGTATAGAGCTATTGCACAGTATACAAGAGATGTATTTGTGACTCTATAAGAAATACTACTATCACCATATATAATATGGGTAAGGCTCCGTTTgctatcgtttctgttccagaaacgccgtttcgtgtcaaaaaagaaaatttcagtttctgtgtcaaaatgcagtttttaaacgaaaaaattgtgtttcaaaatttcatatttttattgggaacttttttttttttgtaaaatagaaCGAAATTGgaaagacggaactccaaaatgagttccgtccaatcttgttttttcagttttttttttttttttttttcactttttattccgaaaaaacagaaatggaccataagtgcaccaaacagaagattcattttttcgttccaatagaacaaaaaaactccagaaacgtttttctagaacgataccaaacggagtctaagtgttttctttttaaaagcGACCCTTGTGCCTAGACATAGGGACAAACACACTTAGAAGGGCATGATGATTATTGTGCATCCCTTGTGTTTGTGACCCGCACCTTTAAGAAGGCTTCTCTTTATGATACACCGAAGGGTCGCTCTTGGACGTAAAATTGTCCCATATAATATGCTATTTAGTTGGACTCAACCCTAGCCCATATATGGGGCTTGACATGGGCTGGGTTTTGGTCAATCCACCTTGCCCTATTACAAATTACTGAACCGAACAGTAGTATAAAATCAATATAACTAGATTACATAATCATTACTTCAGTTAAGGTTTTATTACACGATAACATACTTAAGACATCTTAACACTTGCTACATACCAAGTTTTTTTCTGAcaggtccaaaaaaaaaaaaaaagaaggctataagagagagagatacctttttttcatcatcttcttaaTATTCCACTCTTGAATTTTCTCCCCCACACGATTGGTACTGCCACTGTAAAAGTCCTTACATGTCATTCATCTTTCCTTGATAAAATAGCAATTCCTATGATAATTTCGATTGCCATTCCCATCCATCATGAATTTTCAATCAAATTTCAGATGGTACAATAATTCCAATTACCGTTCCGCACACAATTTCCTCAACGACATATCTACATTTCTTTGATAAAGGAAGTCCACATAATCCTGAATTCTCAATGTAACAATCATTTGTAAATGTCTCAAATTGGTTGCCTTGTGGAATAGGTCCATCGAGAAGATTTTGGGAGAGGTTCAGATATGAAAGAAATGTAAGACTAGTAAGTTTCCGAGGAATCAGCCCATGGAGCCTGTTACCTGAGAGATCCAATGATTCAAGCTCTGCAATGTTTCCAATCATTGATGGGATTTGGCCTGTTAAGTCATTTCGAGACAAGTTTAGAATCATAAGTGCAGTGAGGTCTCCAATCAATTCTGTTATCTCTCCTTGAAATC from Macadamia integrifolia cultivar HAES 741 chromosome 11, SCU_Mint_v3, whole genome shotgun sequence encodes the following:
- the LOC122093891 gene encoding putative receptor like protein 25, which produces MSIKGHKSSDLKFNSTQVPYYKELVTRLGVDFFPTSTIYKTLDLSNNRFQGEITELIGDLTALMILNLSRNDLTGQIPSMIGNIAELESLDLSGNRLHGLIPRKLTSLTFLSYLNLSQNLLDGPIPQGNQFETFTNDCYIENSGLCGLPLSKKCRYVVEEIVCGTVIGIIVPSEI